From the genome of Fundulus heteroclitus isolate FHET01 chromosome 9, MU-UCD_Fhet_4.1, whole genome shotgun sequence, one region includes:
- the cracd gene encoding capping protein inhibiting regulator of actin dynamics isoform X1, protein MSQENVSDKVRNLQRQIAQGIKFGQRPSSLRRSEGDEGSSDEEEVPRSPLRVLAQVEAEPPKMEPKVQGAQSSGQHSTPVKSPRSKRVLQPSGTIESINLDAVPQSVPRLDNTAAKHKLSVKPKNQRISRKHRRFTLDLQEVSIPGVMQEDMEAAGVFSDDQRRASLESSKESLKKQRLYEEEILEARRRREVEEQKLREEAEERRRRAEELRLRELEEERCRRKQQEEQEKRMREEAERRRKEEEEQKRVREEEEKRRREEADRRRREEEDRRMKEEEERRMREEAERRRREEEERKMRQEAERMRREEEERRIREEEERRRQEEEELVRKLEEERRKREEERRQREEEDRRRLEEQKQREEEERKKREEEERRKREEAVARRQQELEAEKRKRQKEEEEERKKKDQKLKLRQTEQNKYLELEEQKKKLREEAAGGSDEQERKRRAEEQRWREMEERQRPFSFKVSSGEKQILFQKVNLTPVTPASSHQRPADADQREGASPSSPEGQDPPNLPASPYVPHTAILVTGAQLCGTAVNLDQIKDTACKSLLGLGEERKAHGAKSKSSPDRKSGKTKSLSESSFSPDQSSAAVLAEWASIRSKIFKGVEDGKYDEYPDPPSRSQPQLGSEEQPQFSHTNLRKTMSASAKFSITPAKKKFGDSNRNSEAFAAENKDGGEEAAQSDIPPAAPQSPTVKCLSQTSKTVRIVERGSEEYMFAKDLPSFLVPSPGDKPEGSEVKSRLQSKTEEGQAQGQEGEDSPSPFGIKLRRTNYSLRFHSEQSTEKRKKRYSAGDSFDGVPSPLTPIEPDSDASSVFSDKSSPTSPQKEGVVGKYLHASASPAITRGKPGKPTSPTAHNDGEKVLSKPPLYRRPATSPKPSGASPTPPPSPLPKAAHGFPCEEATQRMESPDSSVQEQAWRSEEPSTVGQLQRGSHSHVQGEEEPKEKRSFFPSINIPWREKADRKAELMRREKPSLQARHSLDSARVQEKEAGPLWITLALQKQKGFREQQQSREERRSQREAKLAEKQARERDSVALVSPTEGKESGGTSPSSKPQTPEEPKRPDSLLGRFERRDPLKKASTLPSSVTVEISDSTPSPPAVKDVSKRFPSSDSPQVSTEPAWLALAKRKAKAWSDCPQIIK, encoded by the exons ATGTCCCAGGAAAACGTTTCAGATAAAGTTAGGAACCTGCAG AGGCAGATTGCACAAGGTATAAAGTTCGGCCAGAGGCCTTCTTCTCTTCGCAGAAGTGAGGGAGATGAGGGAAGTTCAGATGAGGAAGAGGTTCCCCGAAGCCCTCTGAGGGTTTTGGCCCAGGTAGAAGCCGAGCCACCAAAAATGGAACCAAAG GTCCAAGGAGCTCAATCATCCGGGCAGCACAGCACGCCAGTAAAGTCCCCCAGGTCCAAACGGGTTCTCCAACCCTCCGGTACCATCGAGTCTATCAACCTGGACGCCGTCCCCCAGTCTGTCCCTCGCCTGGACAACACGGCTGCCAAGCATAAACTTTCAGTCAAACCGAAAAACCAGAGGATTTCCCGCAAACACCGACGGTTCACACTG GACCTCCAGGAGGTGTCTATCCCTGGAGTCATGCAGGAGGACATGGAGGCAGCCGGGGTGTTCTCAGATGATCAGCGCAGAGCATCTCTGGAGTCCTCCAAAGAAAGCTTGAAGAAACAGAGACTCTATGAGGAGGAAATACTGGAGGCCAGGCGGAggagggaggtggaggagcagaagctcagagaggaagcggaggagaggaggaggagggcggaGGAGCTGAGGCTGCgtgagctggaggaggagaggtgTCGCAGGAAACAGCAGGAAGAACAAGAGAAGAGGATGAGAGAGGAggcggagaggaggaggaaagaggaggaggagcaaaaGCGAGtcagggaagaggaggaaaaacggAGGCGAGAAGAGGCAGATAGacggaggagagaggaggaggatagAAGGatgaaagaagaggaagaaagaagGATGCGGGAGGAGGCCGAGAGAAGGagaagggaggaggaggaaaggaagatgcgacaggaagcagagaggatgcggagagaggaggaggaaaggagaataagggaagaagaagaaaggaggaggcaggaggaggaagagctaGTACGAAAGctggaagaggagaggagaaagcGAGAAGAGGAGCGCCGGCAACgagaggaagaagataggaGGCGACTGGAAGAGCAGAAgcaaagagaggaagaggaaaggaagaaacgCGAGGAGGAAGAAAGGAGGAAGCGAGAGGAGGCGGTGGCAAGGAGGCAACAGGAACTTGAGGCCGAGAAGCgcaaaagacaaaaagaggaagaagaggaaagaaagaaaaaggaccAGAAACTAAAGCTGAGGCAGACGGAGCAAAACAAATACTTGGAACTGgaggagcagaagaagaaattgAGAGAAGAGGCTGCCGGGGGCTCTGATGAACAGGAGAGGAAGCGGAGAGCTGAGGAGCAGCGCTGGAGGGAGATGGAGGAGCGACAGAGACCCTTTTCCTTCAAAGTTTCCTCTGGAGAGAAACAGATTCTGTTCCAGAAGGTCAACCTGACCCCTGTTACACCAGCCTCCAGCCACCAGAGGCCTGCTGATGCAGATCAAAGGGAGGGAGCTTCACCTTCCTCCCCAGAAGGGCAAGACCCCCCCAACCTACCGGCATCTCCATATGTCCCCCACACAGCTATCCTGGTGACAGGCGCCCAGCTCTGTGGGACAGCTGTCAATTTAGATCAGATCAAAGACACTGCATGCAAGTCCCTGCTGGGTCTGggagaggaaaggaaagccCACGGAGCAAAGAGCAAAAGCTCTCCGGACCGCAAATCGGGGAAAACCAAATCTCTCAGCGAGTCTTCGTTCTCCCCAGATCAGTCGAGCGCAGCCGTGCTGGCAGAGTGGGCGAGTATCCGCTCGAAGATATTTAAAGGGGTAGAGGATGGCAAGTACGATGAGTACCCAGACCCTCCGAGCAGGAGTCAGCCTCAGCTGGGCAGCGAGGAGCAGCCTCAGTTCTCCCATACCAACCTCAGAAAAACAATGTCCGCCAGTGCCAAGTTCTCCATCACCCCCGCAAAGAAGAAGTTTGGAGACTCAAACAGAAACTCTGAGGCTTTTGCTGCAGAAAATAAGGACGGAGGAGAGGAGGCTGCTCAATCTGACATTCCCCCAGCGGCCCCCCAGTCTCCGACCGTTAAATGTCTCTCCCAGACAAGCAAAACTGTTCGGATTGTTGAGAGGGGCTCGGAGGAGTACATGTTTGCCAAAGACCTCCCGTCGTTCCTGGTTCCCAGCCCGGGGGACAAACCCGAGGGCTCCGAAGTCAAGAGCCGACTTCAGAGCAAGACGGAGGAGGGGCAGGCGCAGGGACAGGAAGGCGAGGATAGCCCCTCTCCTTTTGGGATTAAACTGAGAAGGACAAACTACTCCCTGCGCTTCCACAGCGAGCAGTCCACGGAGAAAAGGAAGAAACGCTACAGCGCCGGAGACAGCTTTGACGGAGTCCCATCGCCTCTTACCCCGATCGAGCCAGACTCCGATGCCTCCTCGGTCTTTTCTGACAAATCAAGTCCCACGTCGCCTCAGAAGGAGGGAGTAGTGGGCAAGTATTTACACGCGTCCGCCTCTCCTGCCATAACCCGGGGCAAGCCAGGCAAACCTACCAGCCCCACCGCGCACAACGACGGAGAGAAGGTCCTCTCCAAACCACCGCTCTACCGAAGGCCAGCGACGTCTCCCAAACCCTCCGGAGCCAGCCCAACGCCTCCTCCATCTCCACTACCCAAAGCAGCCCACGGGTTCCCCTGTGAGGAGGCCACCCAGAGGATGGAGAGTCCAGATTCATCCGTCCAAGAGCAGGCCTGGAGAAGCGAAGAGCCGTCCACGGTGGGCCAGCTGCAAAGAGGCAGCCACAGTCATGTCCAAGGAGAGGAGGAGCCAAAGGAGAAGAGGTCTTTCTTCCCTTCCATCAACATCCCCTGGAGAGAGAAGGCAGACAGGAAGGCAGAGCTTATGAGGCGAG AAAAACCTTCCTTACAGGCCAGACACTCACTGGACAGCGCAAGGGTGCAGGAGAAAGAAGCCGGGCCCTTATGGATTACCCTGGCCCTGCAGAAGCAGAAAGGCTTCAGGGAGCAACAGCAGAGCCGCGAGGAGCGTCGAAGCCAAAGAGAAGCCAAGCTAGCAGAGAAGCAAGCcagggagagagacagt gtcgCACTGGTGAGTCCCACAGAAGGCAAAGAGAGCGGCGGCACCAGTCCTTCCTCCAAACCTCAGACGCCAGAGGAACCCAAGAGGCCCGACAGCCTGCTGGGCCGATTCGAGCGCAGGGACCCCCTGAAAAAGGCCAGCACCTTACCGAGCTCAGTCACAG TTGAGATCTCAGACTCGACACCATCGCCACCTGCTGTCAAGGACGTGTCGAAGCGGTTCCCCTCCAGCGACTCTCCCCAGGTGTCCACAGAGCCCGCCTGGCTGGCGCTAGCGAAACGAAAGGCCAAAGCCTGGAGCGACTGTCCACAGATCATCAAATAA
- the cracd gene encoding capping protein inhibiting regulator of actin dynamics isoform X2 has product MSQENVSDKVRNLQVQGAQSSGQHSTPVKSPRSKRVLQPSGTIESINLDAVPQSVPRLDNTAAKHKLSVKPKNQRISRKHRRFTLDLQEVSIPGVMQEDMEAAGVFSDDQRRASLESSKESLKKQRLYEEEILEARRRREVEEQKLREEAEERRRRAEELRLRELEEERCRRKQQEEQEKRMREEAERRRKEEEEQKRVREEEEKRRREEADRRRREEEDRRMKEEEERRMREEAERRRREEEERKMRQEAERMRREEEERRIREEEERRRQEEEELVRKLEEERRKREEERRQREEEDRRRLEEQKQREEEERKKREEEERRKREEAVARRQQELEAEKRKRQKEEEEERKKKDQKLKLRQTEQNKYLELEEQKKKLREEAAGGSDEQERKRRAEEQRWREMEERQRPFSFKVSSGEKQILFQKVNLTPVTPASSHQRPADADQREGASPSSPEGQDPPNLPASPYVPHTAILVTGAQLCGTAVNLDQIKDTACKSLLGLGEERKAHGAKSKSSPDRKSGKTKSLSESSFSPDQSSAAVLAEWASIRSKIFKGVEDGKYDEYPDPPSRSQPQLGSEEQPQFSHTNLRKTMSASAKFSITPAKKKFGDSNRNSEAFAAENKDGGEEAAQSDIPPAAPQSPTVKCLSQTSKTVRIVERGSEEYMFAKDLPSFLVPSPGDKPEGSEVKSRLQSKTEEGQAQGQEGEDSPSPFGIKLRRTNYSLRFHSEQSTEKRKKRYSAGDSFDGVPSPLTPIEPDSDASSVFSDKSSPTSPQKEGVVGKYLHASASPAITRGKPGKPTSPTAHNDGEKVLSKPPLYRRPATSPKPSGASPTPPPSPLPKAAHGFPCEEATQRMESPDSSVQEQAWRSEEPSTVGQLQRGSHSHVQGEEEPKEKRSFFPSINIPWREKADRKAELMRREKPSLQARHSLDSARVQEKEAGPLWITLALQKQKGFREQQQSREERRSQREAKLAEKQARERDSVALVSPTEGKESGGTSPSSKPQTPEEPKRPDSLLGRFERRDPLKKASTLPSSVTVEISDSTPSPPAVKDVSKRFPSSDSPQVSTEPAWLALAKRKAKAWSDCPQIIK; this is encoded by the exons ATGTCCCAGGAAAACGTTTCAGATAAAGTTAGGAACCTGCAG GTCCAAGGAGCTCAATCATCCGGGCAGCACAGCACGCCAGTAAAGTCCCCCAGGTCCAAACGGGTTCTCCAACCCTCCGGTACCATCGAGTCTATCAACCTGGACGCCGTCCCCCAGTCTGTCCCTCGCCTGGACAACACGGCTGCCAAGCATAAACTTTCAGTCAAACCGAAAAACCAGAGGATTTCCCGCAAACACCGACGGTTCACACTG GACCTCCAGGAGGTGTCTATCCCTGGAGTCATGCAGGAGGACATGGAGGCAGCCGGGGTGTTCTCAGATGATCAGCGCAGAGCATCTCTGGAGTCCTCCAAAGAAAGCTTGAAGAAACAGAGACTCTATGAGGAGGAAATACTGGAGGCCAGGCGGAggagggaggtggaggagcagaagctcagagaggaagcggaggagaggaggaggagggcggaGGAGCTGAGGCTGCgtgagctggaggaggagaggtgTCGCAGGAAACAGCAGGAAGAACAAGAGAAGAGGATGAGAGAGGAggcggagaggaggaggaaagaggaggaggagcaaaaGCGAGtcagggaagaggaggaaaaacggAGGCGAGAAGAGGCAGATAGacggaggagagaggaggaggatagAAGGatgaaagaagaggaagaaagaagGATGCGGGAGGAGGCCGAGAGAAGGagaagggaggaggaggaaaggaagatgcgacaggaagcagagaggatgcggagagaggaggaggaaaggagaataagggaagaagaagaaaggaggaggcaggaggaggaagagctaGTACGAAAGctggaagaggagaggagaaagcGAGAAGAGGAGCGCCGGCAACgagaggaagaagataggaGGCGACTGGAAGAGCAGAAgcaaagagaggaagaggaaaggaagaaacgCGAGGAGGAAGAAAGGAGGAAGCGAGAGGAGGCGGTGGCAAGGAGGCAACAGGAACTTGAGGCCGAGAAGCgcaaaagacaaaaagaggaagaagaggaaagaaagaaaaaggaccAGAAACTAAAGCTGAGGCAGACGGAGCAAAACAAATACTTGGAACTGgaggagcagaagaagaaattgAGAGAAGAGGCTGCCGGGGGCTCTGATGAACAGGAGAGGAAGCGGAGAGCTGAGGAGCAGCGCTGGAGGGAGATGGAGGAGCGACAGAGACCCTTTTCCTTCAAAGTTTCCTCTGGAGAGAAACAGATTCTGTTCCAGAAGGTCAACCTGACCCCTGTTACACCAGCCTCCAGCCACCAGAGGCCTGCTGATGCAGATCAAAGGGAGGGAGCTTCACCTTCCTCCCCAGAAGGGCAAGACCCCCCCAACCTACCGGCATCTCCATATGTCCCCCACACAGCTATCCTGGTGACAGGCGCCCAGCTCTGTGGGACAGCTGTCAATTTAGATCAGATCAAAGACACTGCATGCAAGTCCCTGCTGGGTCTGggagaggaaaggaaagccCACGGAGCAAAGAGCAAAAGCTCTCCGGACCGCAAATCGGGGAAAACCAAATCTCTCAGCGAGTCTTCGTTCTCCCCAGATCAGTCGAGCGCAGCCGTGCTGGCAGAGTGGGCGAGTATCCGCTCGAAGATATTTAAAGGGGTAGAGGATGGCAAGTACGATGAGTACCCAGACCCTCCGAGCAGGAGTCAGCCTCAGCTGGGCAGCGAGGAGCAGCCTCAGTTCTCCCATACCAACCTCAGAAAAACAATGTCCGCCAGTGCCAAGTTCTCCATCACCCCCGCAAAGAAGAAGTTTGGAGACTCAAACAGAAACTCTGAGGCTTTTGCTGCAGAAAATAAGGACGGAGGAGAGGAGGCTGCTCAATCTGACATTCCCCCAGCGGCCCCCCAGTCTCCGACCGTTAAATGTCTCTCCCAGACAAGCAAAACTGTTCGGATTGTTGAGAGGGGCTCGGAGGAGTACATGTTTGCCAAAGACCTCCCGTCGTTCCTGGTTCCCAGCCCGGGGGACAAACCCGAGGGCTCCGAAGTCAAGAGCCGACTTCAGAGCAAGACGGAGGAGGGGCAGGCGCAGGGACAGGAAGGCGAGGATAGCCCCTCTCCTTTTGGGATTAAACTGAGAAGGACAAACTACTCCCTGCGCTTCCACAGCGAGCAGTCCACGGAGAAAAGGAAGAAACGCTACAGCGCCGGAGACAGCTTTGACGGAGTCCCATCGCCTCTTACCCCGATCGAGCCAGACTCCGATGCCTCCTCGGTCTTTTCTGACAAATCAAGTCCCACGTCGCCTCAGAAGGAGGGAGTAGTGGGCAAGTATTTACACGCGTCCGCCTCTCCTGCCATAACCCGGGGCAAGCCAGGCAAACCTACCAGCCCCACCGCGCACAACGACGGAGAGAAGGTCCTCTCCAAACCACCGCTCTACCGAAGGCCAGCGACGTCTCCCAAACCCTCCGGAGCCAGCCCAACGCCTCCTCCATCTCCACTACCCAAAGCAGCCCACGGGTTCCCCTGTGAGGAGGCCACCCAGAGGATGGAGAGTCCAGATTCATCCGTCCAAGAGCAGGCCTGGAGAAGCGAAGAGCCGTCCACGGTGGGCCAGCTGCAAAGAGGCAGCCACAGTCATGTCCAAGGAGAGGAGGAGCCAAAGGAGAAGAGGTCTTTCTTCCCTTCCATCAACATCCCCTGGAGAGAGAAGGCAGACAGGAAGGCAGAGCTTATGAGGCGAG AAAAACCTTCCTTACAGGCCAGACACTCACTGGACAGCGCAAGGGTGCAGGAGAAAGAAGCCGGGCCCTTATGGATTACCCTGGCCCTGCAGAAGCAGAAAGGCTTCAGGGAGCAACAGCAGAGCCGCGAGGAGCGTCGAAGCCAAAGAGAAGCCAAGCTAGCAGAGAAGCAAGCcagggagagagacagt gtcgCACTGGTGAGTCCCACAGAAGGCAAAGAGAGCGGCGGCACCAGTCCTTCCTCCAAACCTCAGACGCCAGAGGAACCCAAGAGGCCCGACAGCCTGCTGGGCCGATTCGAGCGCAGGGACCCCCTGAAAAAGGCCAGCACCTTACCGAGCTCAGTCACAG TTGAGATCTCAGACTCGACACCATCGCCACCTGCTGTCAAGGACGTGTCGAAGCGGTTCCCCTCCAGCGACTCTCCCCAGGTGTCCACAGAGCCCGCCTGGCTGGCGCTAGCGAAACGAAAGGCCAAAGCCTGGAGCGACTGTCCACAGATCATCAAATAA
- the aasdh gene encoding beta-alanine-activating enzyme → MLSVSVHTAACAEEEKGRAVSERLTRMPARTLQELVSTAASLHAGRVAVLYDSGSGSGSLLYREVAQLSQELSAVLRRSCPSSGVIGLYCRDDLLLPVWILGILQSSAAYVPLDPEAPGLVSSRVMSRCGLQHCAVKEDLVQRFQETLDDHVAVEVCMELPQFRLTLVRVAPRPVAKDGPQGPQGAGGCDPWATAVPLKDAGRPDLAYVLHTSGTTGPPKTVRVPHRCIVPNILHLRSLFQMSPDDVVFLASPLTFDPSVVELFLALSSGAQLLMVPAVIKKMPSRLAQLLFKDHRTTVLQVTPTLLMRFGRRILKQDVLSSTSSLRVLALGGEACPSPAQLRSWRHEDNKTCLYNIYGITEVSCWASCCRIPEPLTASSVALGTPLMDTVVEVRDEDGCVVTQGEGQVFIGGEDRVCLLDGEDTVVPGTMRATGDWVNVKDAELHYLGRKDRMVKRNGKRLNLDSVQQLILSLPRVEACAVGLHEGVRLLAFVVASTSEARDHQGEADGADGDLQRSVLKQLSPLVPSHCIPDTVVLVPALSLTPHGKADMKALMRIYEKQREWLRPSRLEVGGIKQTLRTLWQDALGLPADASVDEQSNFLYSGGDSLKALRLCEDILAAVGVSSPQLLEVILDGSFSDVLHLATQMLPERHGSSPSSRKRAADLPAAVPAKRGRQAERTERQSLRCTVVRRGGEVQAMDRGDVDAGEEPWDGKDAGDDSHKRGGVCLGLSWSSDTGRCVDASPVILVRGVSGQRARATVFVGSHSHRIQALDLLSGSLLWERVLGDRMEASAAVSRCGALVVVGSYDGGVYFLCTESGETKWVFKTEDAVKSSPGVDPLTGLVVVGSHDGHVYALDPQVRRCVWKRHCGGGAVFSSPHLQPSHRRLYVASLGGRLLCLSLDGGDVLWSYCRDKPFFSSPNCFSGRIVIGSVDGSVCCLSDAGELLWQFLTEAPVFCSPSFIPGQQRLLCGSHDGRLYCLNCGDGSLVWSFQTSGKVYSTPCVFEGSAVGSRGALVGLASTDGTVWILDARDGRVVASHALPGELFSSPVVWEQSLVIGCRNDFVYCLNLTADA, encoded by the exons ATGTTGTCGGTCTCCGTACACACGGCAGCATGTGCAGAGGAAGAGAAGGGACGGGCGGTCAGTGAACGCCTCACCAGAATGCCTGCTCGGACCCTGCAGGAGCTGGTGTCCACCGCAGCGTCCCTGCACGCTGGCCGGGTGGCTGTCCTGTATGACAGCGGCTCAGGCTCCGGGTCTCTGCTCTACAGAGAAGTGGCCCAGCTGTCCCAGGAGCTCTCCGCTGTGTTACGGAGGAGCTGCCCTAGCAGCGGTGTCATCGGTCTGTACTGCCGCGACGATCTGCTGCTCCCTGTCTGGATTCTGGG GATCCTGCAGAGCTCCGCTGCTTATGTCCCTCTGGACCCAGAGGCTCCGGGACTTGTCTCCTCCAGAGTGATGAGTCGATGCGGCCTCCAGCACTGCGCTGTAAAGGAGGACCTTGTGCAG CGATTCCAAGAAACTCTTGACGATCACGTCGCTGTGGAGGTTTGTATGGAGCTGCCTCAGTTCAGGCTAACCTTGGTGCGCGTGGCGCCCCGTCCCGTCGCTAAGGACGGCCCTCAGGGACCTCAGGGAGCGGGCGGCTGTGATCCCTGGGCTACAGCTGTTCCCCTAAAGGACGCAGGGCGCCCGGACCTGGCGTATGTGCTGCACACATCTGGAACGACTGGTCCTCCCAAGACCGTGAGGGTACCACACAGGTGTATTGTCCCCAATATACTTCACCTGAG ATCTCTGTTCCAGATGAGCCCAGATGATGTGGTTTTCCTCGCCTCCCCCTTGACGTTCGATCCCTCCGTGGTGGAGCTATTTCTGGCCTTGTCCTCGGGGGCTCAGCTCCTCATGGTCCCTGCAGTCATCAAGAAGATGCCCAGTCGACTCGCCCAGCTGTTGTTCAAAGATCACAGAACTACAGTTCTTCAG GTCACGCCCACTCTGCTGATGCGTTTCGGTCGTCGTATCCTGAAACAGGACGTGCTGTCGTCTACATCCTCGCTGCGGGTGTTGGCTCTGGGCGGAGAGGCCTGTCCGTCTCCGGCTCAGCTGAGGAGCTGGAGACACGAGGACAACAAAACCTGCCTCTACAACATCTACGGCATCACAGAGGTGTCCTGCTGGGCCTCCTGCTGCAGGATACCAGAACCTCT GACGGCGTCCTCTGTGGCCCTCGGGACTCCCCTGATGGACACAGTGGTGGAAGTGAGGGATGAAGACGGCTGCGTGGTCACACAGGGTGAAGGACAGGTGTTCATAG gtgGAGAGGACAGGGTGTGTCTCCTGGATGGTGAGGACACCGTTGTCCCCGGGACAATGAGAGCAACAGGAGACTGGGTGAACGTCAAAGACGCTGAGCTGCACTATCTGGGACGGAAAGACCGAATGGTTAAACGCAACGGGAAGCGGCTGAACTTGGACAGCGTGCAGCAA CTGATCCTGAGTCTGCCTCGGGTGGAAGCCTGCGCTGTGGGTCTCCACGAAGGCGTCCGACTCCTTGCCTTTGTGGTGGCCTCCACCAGTGAAGCTCGTGACCACCAGGGTGAGGCGGACGGTGCAGACGGCGATCTGCAGAGGTCCGTCCTGAAGCAGCTGTCCCCGCTGGTGCCCTCTCACTGCATCCCCGACACGGTGGTGCTCGTCCCGGCTTTATCCCTGACTCCTCACG GCAAAGCAGACATGAAGGCTCTGATGAGGATCtatgaaaaacagagagagtGGTTAAGGCCTTCACGGCTTGAGGTCGGAGGAATAAAGCAAACTCTACGGACTCTCTGGCAG GACGCGTTAGGCCTCCCTGCGGACGCGTCCGTTGATGAGCAGTCCAACTTCCTGTACAGTGGGGGGGACTCTCTGAAGGCCCTGCGTCTCTGTGAGGACATCCTCGCTGCCGTGGGAGTGTCGTCTCCGCAACTCCTGGAGGTCATACTGGACGGGTCCTTCTCGGATGTCCTGCACCTTGCAACGCAGATGCTGCCGGAGCGGCACGGCTCCTCGCCGTCGTCCAGGAAGCGGGCCGCCGATCTACCGGCCGCCGTTCCAGCGAAGAGAGGACGTCAAGCGGAGAGGACGGAGCGGCAGAGTCTCAGATGTACAGTTGTGAGACGGGGAGGCGAGGTGCAGGCGATGGACCGGGGGGACGTCGACGCTGGTGAAGAACCGTGGGACGGGAAGGACGCTGGAGACGACTCTCACAAACGTGGCGGCGTTTGCCTCGGTCTGAGCTGGTCCTCGGACACCGGCAGGTGCGTGGACGCCTCCCCGGTGATTCTGGTCCGGGGCGTCTCCGGCCAGCGAGCCAGAGCCACGGTGTTCGTCGGCTCCCACTCCCACCGGATCCAGGCGTTGGACCTGCTCAGCGGGAGCCTTCTGTGGGAGCGGGTCCTCGGGGACAGGATGGAGGCGTCGGCCGCCGTGTCTCGCTGCGGTGCCCTCGTTGTTGTCG GTTCCTACGACGGCGGGGTCTACTTCTTGTGCACTGAGTCCGGAGAGACGAAGTGGGTGTTTAAGACGGAGGACGCAGTAAAGAGCTCTCCTGGTGTGGATCCCCTCACTGGCCTGGTGGTGGTGGGCTCACATGATGGACACGTTTACGCCCTGGACCCACAG GTTCGGCGGTGTGTCTGGAAGCGGCACTGCGGCGGCGGCGCTGTGTTTTCTTCTCCGCACCTTCAGCCGTCTCATCGGCGGCTGTATGTGGCGTCGCTGGGGGGACGCCTGCTGTGTCTCAGCCTG GACGGCGGGGACGTCCTGTGGTCCTACTGCAGAGACAAACCTTTCTTCTCCTCACCAAACTGCTTCTCTGGTCGCATTGTGATCGGCTCAGTGGACGGCAGCGTCTGCTGCCTCAGCGACGCCGGGGAACTG ctgtGGCAGTTCCTGACAGAGGCGCCGGTTTTCTGCTCCCCGAGCTTCATACCAGGACAGCAGAGGCTTCTGTGCGGCTCACATGACGGCCGGCTCTACTGTCTGAACTGCGGCGACGGCTCTTTAGTTTGGTCTTTTCAGACATCGGGCAAGGTGTACTCCACTCCCTGTGTGTTTGAGGGCTCTGCCGTTGGCAGCAGGGGGGCTCTGGTGGGCCTGGCCTCCACAGACGGCACCGTCTGGATCCTGGACGCACGAGACGGACGTGTTGTGGCGTCGCACGCGCTGCCCGGGGAGCTGTTTTCGTCGCCGGTCGTGTGGGAACAGTCTCTTGTGATCGGGTGCCGTAATGACTTTGTGTACTGTCTGAACCTGACTGCTGATGCGTAG